Proteins found in one Streptomyces sp. CB09001 genomic segment:
- a CDS encoding DUF3592 domain-containing protein, with protein MLAIGIILVVLVCGSTLVLGTNLYALRKARRLESAGTRVEGECVGHYWPSGGYVGAVCTYSTGTGQELTVRSSRYSVPPVEVGDVVEVVHEPGRPERAMLLFEATRRVGYDTALTAVMGALWAAAVTGLLFAL; from the coding sequence GTGCTTGCGATAGGAATCATCCTCGTCGTCCTGGTGTGCGGCTCGACATTGGTGCTGGGCACCAATCTGTACGCCCTGCGGAAGGCGAGGCGGCTGGAGTCCGCGGGCACCCGCGTCGAGGGTGAATGCGTCGGCCACTACTGGCCGAGCGGCGGCTACGTGGGCGCCGTCTGCACGTACTCCACAGGAACCGGGCAGGAGCTCACGGTCCGCTCGTCGAGGTACTCCGTCCCCCCGGTGGAGGTGGGTGACGTGGTGGAGGTCGTCCACGAGCCGGGGAGGCCGGAGCGCGCGATGCTGCTGTTCGAGGCGACCCGGCGGGTGGGGTACGACACGGCCCTGACGGCCGTCATGGGCGCGCTGTGGGCGGCGGCGGTGACGGGGCTGCTCTTCGCGCTGTGA
- the rpsG gene encoding 30S ribosomal protein S7, which yields MPRKGPAPKRPVIIDPVYGSPLVTSLINKVLLNGKRSTAERIVYGAMEGLREKTGNDPVITLKRALENIKPTLEVKSRRVGGATYQVPIEVKPGRANTLALRWLVGYSRARREKTMTERLLNELLDASNGLGAAVKKREDTHKMAESNKAFAHYRW from the coding sequence ATGCCTCGTAAGGGCCCCGCCCCGAAGCGCCCGGTCATCATCGACCCGGTCTACGGTTCTCCTCTGGTGACCTCCCTGATCAACAAGGTGCTGCTGAACGGCAAGCGCTCCACCGCCGAGCGCATCGTCTACGGCGCCATGGAGGGTCTGCGCGAGAAGACCGGCAACGACCCGGTCATCACGCTCAAGCGCGCTCTCGAGAACATCAAGCCGACCCTCGAGGTCAAGTCCCGCCGTGTCGGTGGTGCGACGTACCAGGTGCCGATCGAGGTCAAGCCCGGTCGCGCCAACACCCTCGCGCTGCGCTGGCTCGTCGGCTACTCCCGCGCCCGTCGCGAGAAGACCATGACCGAGCGTCTGCTCAACGAGCTCCTCGACGCCTCCAACGGCCTCGGTGCCGCTGTGAAGAAGCGCGAGGACACGCACAAGATGGCCGAGTCCAACAAGGCCTTCGCGCACTACCGCTGGTAG
- a CDS encoding DNA-directed RNA polymerase subunit beta' produces MLDVNFFDELRIGLATADDIRQWSHGEVKKPETINYRTLKPEKDGLFCEKIFGPTRDWECYCGKYKRVRFKGIICERCGVEVTRAKVRRERMGHIELAAPVTHIWYFKGVPSRLGYLLDLAPKDLEKVIYFAAYMITFVDEERRTRDLPSLEAHVSVERQQIEQRRDSDLEARAKKLETDLAELEAEGAKADVRRKVREGAEREMKQLRDRAQREIDRLDEVWNRFKNLKVQDLEGDELLYRELRDRFGTYFDGSMGAAALQKRLESFDLDEEAERLREIIRTGKGQKKTRALKRLKVVSAFLQTSNSPKGMVLDCVPVIPPDLRPMVQLDGGRFATSDLNDLYRRVINRNNRLKRLLDLGAPEIIVNNEKRMLQEAVDALFDNGRRGRPVTGPGNRPLKSLSDMLKGKQGRFRQNLLGKRVDYSARSVIVVGPQLKLHQCGLPKAMALELFKPFVMKRLVDLNHAQNIKSAKRMVERGRTVVYDVLEEVIAEHPVLLNRAPTLHRLGIQAFEPQLVEGKAIQIHPLVCTAFNADFDGDQMAVHLPLSAEAQAEARILMLSSNNILKPADGRPVTMPTQDMVLGLFFLTTDSEGRGPKGEGRAFGSAAEAIMAFDAGDLTLQAKVDIRFPVGTIPPRGFEPPAREEGEPEWQQGDTFTLKTTLGRALFNELLPEDYPFVDYEVGKKQLSEIVNDLAERYPKVIVAATLDNLKAAGFFWATRSGVTVAISDIVVPDAKKEIVKGYEAQDEKVQKQYERGLITKEERTQELIAIWTKATNEVAEAMNDNFPKTNPVSMMVNSGARGNMMQMRQIAGMRGLVSNAKNETIPRPIKASFREGLSVLEYFISTHGARKGLADTALRTADSGYLTRRLVDVSQDVIIREEDCGTERGLRLRIAERGADGVLRKAEDVETSVYARMLAEDVVIDGKVIAPANVDLGDVLIDALVAHGVEEVKTRSILTCESQVGTCAMCYGRSLATGKLVDIGEAVGIIAAQSIGEPGTQLTMRTFHTGGVAGDDITQGLPRVVELFEARTPKGVAPISEASGRVRIEETEKTKKIVVTPDDGSDETAFPISKRARLLVGEGDHVEVGQKLTVGATNPHDVLRILGQRAVQVHLVGEVQKVYNSQGVSIHDKHIEIIIRQMLRRVTIIESGDAELLPGELVERTKFETENRRVVQEGGHPASGRPQLMGITKASLATESWLSAASFQETTRVLTDAAINAKSDSLIGLKENVIIGKLIPAGTGLSRYRNIRVEPTEEAKAAMYSAVGYDDIDYSPFGTGSGQAVPLEDYDYGPYNQ; encoded by the coding sequence GTGCTCGACGTCAACTTCTTCGACGAGCTCCGGATCGGTCTGGCCACCGCTGACGACATCCGTCAGTGGAGCCACGGCGAGGTCAAGAAGCCCGAGACCATCAACTACCGCACCCTCAAGCCCGAGAAGGACGGACTCTTCTGCGAGAAGATCTTCGGTCCGACCCGGGACTGGGAGTGCTACTGCGGCAAGTACAAGCGCGTCCGCTTCAAGGGCATCATCTGTGAGCGCTGCGGCGTCGAGGTCACTCGCGCCAAGGTGCGCCGTGAGCGGATGGGCCACATCGAGCTGGCCGCCCCCGTCACCCACATCTGGTACTTCAAGGGCGTCCCGTCGCGCCTGGGCTACCTGCTGGACCTGGCGCCGAAGGACCTCGAGAAGGTCATCTACTTCGCCGCGTACATGATCACGTTCGTGGACGAGGAGCGCCGCACCCGCGACCTGCCCTCGCTGGAGGCCCACGTCTCCGTCGAGCGTCAGCAGATCGAGCAGCGCCGCGACTCCGACCTGGAGGCCCGCGCCAAGAAGCTCGAGACGGACCTCGCCGAGCTGGAGGCCGAGGGCGCCAAGGCCGACGTGCGCCGCAAGGTGCGCGAGGGTGCCGAGCGTGAGATGAAGCAGCTGCGCGACCGTGCGCAGCGCGAGATCGACCGCCTCGACGAGGTGTGGAACCGGTTCAAGAACCTCAAGGTCCAGGACCTGGAGGGCGACGAGCTGCTCTACCGCGAGCTGCGCGACCGCTTCGGCACCTACTTCGACGGCTCGATGGGCGCCGCCGCGCTGCAGAAGCGCCTGGAGTCCTTCGACCTCGACGAGGAGGCCGAGCGCCTCCGCGAGATCATCCGCACCGGCAAGGGCCAGAAGAAGACCCGTGCGCTCAAGCGCCTCAAGGTCGTCTCCGCGTTCCTGCAGACCAGCAACAGCCCCAAGGGCATGGTGCTGGACTGCGTGCCGGTCATCCCGCCGGACCTGCGTCCGATGGTGCAGCTGGACGGTGGCCGCTTCGCGACCTCCGACCTGAACGACCTGTACCGCCGTGTCATCAACCGCAACAACCGCCTGAAGCGGCTTCTCGACCTCGGCGCGCCCGAGATCATCGTGAACAACGAGAAGCGCATGCTCCAGGAGGCCGTCGACGCGCTCTTCGACAACGGCCGCCGCGGCCGCCCGGTGACGGGCCCCGGCAACCGTCCGCTGAAGTCGCTGTCCGACATGCTCAAGGGCAAGCAGGGCCGCTTCCGGCAGAACCTGCTCGGCAAGCGAGTCGACTACTCGGCGCGTTCCGTCATCGTCGTCGGCCCGCAGCTGAAGCTGCACCAGTGCGGTCTGCCCAAGGCCATGGCGCTGGAGCTCTTCAAGCCGTTCGTGATGAAGCGCCTGGTCGACCTGAACCACGCGCAGAACATCAAGAGCGCCAAGCGCATGGTCGAGCGCGGCCGCACGGTCGTGTACGACGTGCTGGAAGAGGTCATCGCGGAGCACCCGGTTCTGCTGAACCGTGCGCCCACCCTGCACCGCCTCGGCATCCAGGCCTTCGAGCCGCAGCTGGTCGAGGGCAAGGCCATCCAGATCCACCCGCTCGTCTGCACCGCGTTCAACGCGGACTTCGACGGTGACCAGATGGCCGTGCACCTGCCGCTGTCCGCGGAGGCGCAGGCCGAGGCCCGCATCCTGATGCTGTCCTCGAACAACATCCTCAAGCCGGCCGACGGCCGTCCGGTGACGATGCCGACCCAGGACATGGTCCTCGGTCTGTTCTTCCTCACCACCGACTCCGAGGGGCGTGGCCCCAAGGGCGAGGGCCGTGCCTTCGGGTCCGCCGCCGAGGCGATCATGGCGTTCGACGCGGGAGACCTGACGCTCCAGGCGAAGGTCGACATCCGCTTCCCGGTGGGCACCATCCCGCCCCGCGGGTTCGAACCCCCGGCCCGCGAGGAGGGTGAGCCGGAGTGGCAGCAGGGTGACACCTTCACCCTGAAGACCACGCTGGGCCGCGCGCTCTTCAACGAGCTGCTGCCCGAGGACTACCCGTTCGTCGACTACGAGGTCGGCAAGAAGCAGCTCTCCGAGATCGTCAACGACCTCGCCGAGCGCTACCCGAAGGTCATCGTGGCGGCGACGCTCGACAACCTGAAGGCGGCCGGCTTCTTCTGGGCCACCCGTTCCGGCGTCACCGTCGCCATCTCCGACATCGTCGTCCCCGACGCGAAGAAGGAGATCGTCAAGGGCTACGAGGCGCAGGACGAGAAGGTCCAGAAGCAGTACGAGCGCGGTCTGATCACCAAGGAAGAGCGCACGCAGGAGCTCATCGCGATCTGGACCAAGGCGACCAACGAGGTCGCCGAGGCGATGAACGACAACTTCCCGAAGACCAACCCGGTCTCCATGATGGTGAACTCGGGTGCTCGCGGAAACATGATGCAGATGCGTCAGATCGCCGGTATGCGCGGTCTGGTGTCGAACGCCAAGAACGAGACGATCCCGCGTCCCATCAAGGCGTCCTTCCGTGAGGGTCTGTCCGTGCTGGAGTACTTCATCTCCACGCACGGTGCCCGTAAGGGTCTGGCGGACACCGCTCTGCGTACCGCCGACTCGGGTTACCTCACGCGTCGTCTGGTCGACGTCTCCCAGGACGTCATCATTCGCGAGGAGGACTGCGGCACCGAGCGCGGTCTGCGGCTGCGGATCGCCGAGCGCGGCGCCGACGGCGTGCTGCGCAAGGCGGAGGACGTCGAGACCAGCGTCTACGCCCGCATGCTCGCCGAGGACGTCGTCATCGACGGCAAGGTCATCGCGCCGGCCAACGTCGACCTCGGTGACGTGCTCATCGACGCCCTGGTCGCCCACGGCGTCGAGGAGGTCAAGACCCGCTCGATCCTGACCTGCGAGTCCCAGGTCGGCACCTGCGCCATGTGCTACGGCCGCTCGCTGGCCACCGGCAAGCTGGTCGACATCGGTGAGGCGGTCGGCATCATCGCCGCCCAGTCCATCGGTGAGCCCGGCACCCAGCTGACGATGCGTACCTTCCACACCGGTGGTGTGGCCGGTGACGACATCACGCAGGGTCTGCCGCGTGTCGTCGAGCTCTTCGAGGCCCGTACCCCGAAGGGTGTCGCCCCGATCTCCGAGGCCTCCGGCCGCGTCCGGATCGAGGAGACCGAGAAGACCAAGAAGATCGTCGTCACCCCCGACGACGGCAGCGACGAGACGGCGTTCCCGATCTCGAAGCGTGCCCGTCTGCTGGTGGGCGAGGGCGACCACGTCGAGGTGGGCCAGAAGCTCACCGTGGGTGCCACCAACCCGCACGACGTGCTGCGCATCCTGGGTCAGCGTGCCGTCCAGGTCCACCTGGTCGGCGAGGTCCAGAAGGTCTACAACTCGCAGGGCGTGTCGATCCACGACAAGCACATCGAGATCATCATCCGGCAGATGCTGCGCCGCGTGACGATCATCGAGTCCGGCGACGCCGAGCTGCTGCCCGGCGAGCTGGTCGAGCGTACGAAGTTCGAGACCGAGAACCGTCGCGTGGTCCAGGAGGGCGGTCACCCGGCCTCCGGTCGTCCGCAGCTGATGGGTATCACCAAGGCCTCGCTGGCGACGGAATCCTGGCTGTCGGCCGCCTCCTTCCAGGAGACGACCCGAGTGCTGACGGACGCGGCGATCAACGCCAAGTCCGACAGCCTCATCGGCCTCAAGGAGAACGTCATCATCGGTAAGCTCATCCCGGCCGGTACGGGCCTGTCCCGCTACCGCAACATCCGGGTGGAGCCGACCGAGGAGGCCAAGGCCGCGATGTACTCGGCCGTCGGCTACGACGACATCGACTACTCGCCGTTCGGCACGGGCTCCGGCCAGGCCGTTCCGCTGGAGGACTACGACTACGGTCCGTACAACCAGTAA
- the rpoB gene encoding DNA-directed RNA polymerase subunit beta — translation MAASRNASTANTNNAASTAPLRISFAKIKEPLEVPNLLALQTESFDWLLGNDAWKARVESALESGQDVPTKSGLEEIFEEISPIEDFSGSMSLTFRDHRFEPPKNSIDECKDRDFTYAAPLFVTAEFTNNETGEIKSQTVFMGDFPLMTNKGTFVINGTERVVVSQLVRSPGVYFDSSIDKTSDKDIFSAKIIPSRGAWLEMEIDKRDMVGVRIDRKRKQSVTVLLKALGWTTEQILEEFGEYESMRATLEKDHTQGQDDALLDIYRKLRPGEPPTREAAQTLLENLYFNPKRYDLAKVGRYKVNKKLGADEPLDAGVLTTDDVIATIKYLVKLHAGETETVGESGREIVVETDDIDHFGNRRIRNVGELIQNQVRTGLARMERVVRERMTTQDVEAITPQTLINIRPVVASIKEFFGTSQLSQFMDQNNPLSGLTHKRRLNALGPGGLSRERAGFEVRDVHPSHYGRMCPIETPEGPNIGLIGSLASYGRINPFGFIETPYRKVVEGQVTDEVDYLTADEEDRFVIAQANAALGDDMRFAEARVLVRRRGGEVDYVPGDDVDYMDVSPRQMVSVATAMIPFLEHDDANRALMGANMMRQAVPLIKSESPLVGTGMEYRSAADAGDVVKAEKAGVVQEVSADYITTTNDDGTYITYRLAKFSRSNQGTSVNQKVIVAEGDRVIEGQVLADGPATENGEMALGKNLLVAFMPWEGHNYEDAIILSQRLVQDDVLSSIHIEEHEVDARDTKLGPEEITRDIPNVSEEVLADLDERGIIRIGAEVVAGDILVGKVTPKGETELTPEERLLRAIFGEKAREVRDTSLKVPHGEIGKVIGVRVFDREEGDELPPGVNQLVRVYVAQKRKITDGDKLAGRHGNKGVISKINPIEDMPFLEDGTPVDIILNPLGVPSRMNPGQVLEIHLGWLASRGWDVSGLAEEWAQRLQVIGADKVEPGTNVATPVFDGAREDELAGLLQHTIPNRDGERMVLPSGKARLFDGRSGEPFPEPISVGYMYILKLHHLVDDKLHARSTGPYSMITQQPLGGKAQFGGQRFGEMEVWALEAYGAAYALQELLTIKSDDVTGRVKVYEAIVKGENIPEPGIPESFKVLIKEMQSLCLNVEVLSSDGMSIEMRDTDEDVFRAAEELGIDLSRREPSSVEEV, via the coding sequence TTGGCCGCCTCGCGCAATGCCTCGACCGCGAATACGAACAACGCTGCCAGCACCGCCCCGCTGCGCATCTCCTTTGCAAAGATCAAGGAGCCCCTCGAGGTTCCGAACCTTCTCGCGCTGCAAACCGAGAGCTTCGACTGGCTGCTCGGCAACGACGCGTGGAAGGCTCGCGTCGAGTCGGCTCTGGAGTCCGGTCAGGACGTCCCCACCAAGTCCGGTCTGGAAGAGATCTTCGAGGAGATCTCGCCGATCGAGGACTTCTCCGGGTCGATGTCGCTGACGTTCCGCGACCACCGCTTCGAGCCCCCCAAGAACAGCATCGACGAGTGCAAGGACCGTGACTTCACGTACGCGGCCCCGCTCTTCGTCACCGCCGAGTTCACCAACAACGAGACCGGCGAGATCAAGTCCCAGACGGTCTTCATGGGCGACTTCCCGCTCATGACCAACAAGGGCACCTTCGTCATCAACGGCACCGAGCGTGTCGTCGTGTCGCAGCTGGTCCGTTCGCCGGGTGTCTACTTCGACTCCTCCATCGACAAGACGTCCGACAAGGACATCTTCTCCGCCAAGATCATCCCGTCCCGGGGTGCCTGGCTGGAGATGGAGATCGACAAGCGCGACATGGTCGGTGTGCGCATCGACCGCAAGCGCAAGCAGTCCGTGACCGTCCTGCTCAAGGCCCTCGGTTGGACGACCGAGCAGATCCTCGAGGAGTTCGGCGAGTACGAGTCCATGCGCGCCACCCTGGAGAAGGACCACACCCAGGGCCAGGACGACGCGCTGCTCGACATCTACCGCAAGCTGCGTCCGGGCGAGCCCCCCACGCGTGAGGCCGCGCAGACGCTGCTCGAGAACCTCTACTTCAACCCGAAGCGCTACGACCTCGCCAAGGTCGGCCGCTACAAGGTGAACAAGAAGCTCGGCGCGGACGAGCCGCTGGACGCCGGCGTGCTCACCACCGACGACGTCATCGCCACCATCAAGTACCTGGTGAAGCTGCACGCCGGTGAGACCGAGACGGTCGGCGAGTCGGGCCGGGAGATCGTCGTCGAGACCGACGACATCGACCACTTCGGCAACCGCCGCATCCGCAACGTCGGCGAGCTGATCCAGAACCAGGTCCGTACGGGTCTCGCCCGTATGGAGCGCGTCGTGCGCGAGCGCATGACCACCCAGGACGTCGAGGCGATCACGCCTCAGACCCTGATCAACATCCGGCCGGTCGTCGCCTCCATCAAGGAGTTCTTCGGCACCAGCCAGCTGTCCCAGTTCATGGACCAGAACAACCCGCTGTCGGGGCTGACGCACAAGCGTCGTCTGAACGCCCTCGGCCCGGGTGGTCTCTCCCGTGAGCGGGCCGGCTTCGAGGTCCGCGACGTGCACCCGTCGCACTACGGCCGCATGTGCCCGATCGAGACGCCCGAAGGCCCGAACATCGGTCTGATCGGCTCGCTCGCCTCGTACGGCCGCATCAACCCCTTCGGCTTCATCGAGACGCCGTACCGCAAGGTCGTCGAGGGCCAGGTCACCGACGAGGTCGACTACCTGACCGCCGACGAGGAGGACCGCTTCGTCATCGCGCAGGCCAACGCCGCGCTGGGCGACGACATGCGGTTCGCCGAGGCCCGCGTCCTGGTCCGCCGCCGTGGCGGCGAGGTCGACTACGTCCCCGGTGACGACGTCGACTACATGGACGTCTCGCCGCGCCAGATGGTGTCGGTCGCGACCGCGATGATCCCGTTCCTGGAGCACGACGACGCCAACCGTGCCCTCATGGGCGCGAACATGATGCGTCAGGCGGTGCCGCTCATCAAGAGCGAGTCCCCGCTGGTCGGCACCGGCATGGAGTACCGCTCCGCCGCCGACGCCGGTGACGTGGTCAAGGCCGAGAAGGCGGGTGTGGTCCAGGAGGTCTCCGCGGACTACATCACCACGACCAACGACGACGGCACGTACATCACGTACCGCCTGGCCAAGTTCTCCCGGTCCAACCAGGGCACCTCGGTCAACCAGAAGGTCATCGTCGCCGAGGGCGACCGGGTCATCGAGGGCCAGGTCCTGGCCGACGGTCCGGCCACCGAGAACGGCGAGATGGCGCTCGGCAAGAACCTGCTGGTCGCGTTCATGCCGTGGGAGGGTCACAACTACGAGGACGCGATCATCCTGTCGCAGCGCCTCGTGCAGGACGACGTCCTCTCCTCGATCCACATCGAGGAGCACGAGGTCGACGCCCGTGACACCAAGCTCGGCCCCGAGGAGATCACCCGGGACATCCCGAACGTCTCCGAGGAGGTCCTCGCCGACCTCGACGAGCGCGGCATCATCCGCATCGGTGCCGAGGTCGTCGCCGGCGACATCCTCGTCGGCAAGGTCACGCCCAAGGGCGAGACCGAGCTGACCCCGGAGGAGCGCCTGCTCCGCGCGATCTTCGGTGAGAAGGCCCGCGAGGTCCGCGACACCTCGCTGAAGGTCCCGCACGGCGAGATCGGCAAGGTCATCGGCGTCCGCGTCTTCGACCGCGAGGAGGGCGACGAGCTTCCCCCCGGTGTGAACCAGCTGGTGCGCGTGTACGTCGCGCAGAAGCGCAAGATCACCGACGGTGACAAGCTCGCCGGCCGCCACGGCAACAAGGGCGTCATCTCCAAGATCAACCCGATCGAGGACATGCCGTTCCTGGAGGACGGCACCCCGGTCGACATCATCCTGAACCCGCTGGGTGTCCCGTCCCGAATGAACCCGGGGCAGGTCCTGGAGATCCACCTCGGCTGGCTCGCCAGCCGCGGCTGGGACGTCTCCGGCCTCGCGGAGGAGTGGGCGCAGCGCCTCCAGGTGATCGGCGCCGACAAGGTCGAGCCCGGCACCAACGTCGCCACCCCGGTCTTCGACGGTGCGCGCGAGGACGAGCTGGCCGGCCTGCTCCAGCACACCATCCCGAACCGCGACGGCGAGCGCATGGTGCTCCCGTCCGGCAAGGCGCGGCTGTTCGACGGCCGCAGCGGTGAGCCGTTCCCGGAGCCGATCTCGGTCGGCTACATGTACATCCTCAAGCTCCACCACCTGGTCGACGACAAGCTGCACGCCCGGTCGACCGGCCCGTACTCGATGATCACCCAGCAGCCGCTGGGTGGTAAGGCCCAGTTCGGTGGCCAGCGCTTCGGTGAGATGGAGGTGTGGGCGCTGGAGGCTTACGGCGCCGCGTACGCCCTCCAGGAGCTGCTGACCATCAAGTCCGACGACGTGACCGGCCGCGTGAAGGTCTACGAGGCCATCGTCAAGGGCGAGAACATCCCTGAGCCCGGCATCCCCGAGTCCTTCAAGGTGCTCATCAAGGAGATGCAGTCCCTGTGCCTCAACGTGGAGGTGCTGTCCTCGGACGGCATGTCCATCGAGATGCGTGACACCGACGAGGACGTCTTCCGCGCAGCGGAGGAGCTCGGCATCGACCTGTCCCGGCGCGAGCCGAGCAGCGTCGAAGAGGTCTGA
- a CDS encoding glycosyltransferase family 2 protein yields MPEGRDAEQHGPVVLSVVIPMFNEEDVLPALVTRLRPVLTELGVPHEVVAVDDGSGDRTAELLDAFRLGWPELRVVALRRNSGHQAALTAGLDRARGAYVVSLDADLQDPPEKIPEMLALARAEGLDIVYGVRADRSSDSGFKRWSAGVYYRLMRRLAGPSVPAQAGDFRLLSRAAVDALKALPDQQRVYRLLVPWLGFPSGQVTYERAPRTAGRTKYPLGRMIRLAVDSVTGFSAAPLRIATWLGAGAFVVCLGLLVYTLTAFALGRTVPGWTSLFTGIVFIGAVQLVCVGLLGEYVGRIYTAVQNRPTYFVRHDTAAPGPPPGPAPVPADVDDDKPGVPLPRA; encoded by the coding sequence GTGCCCGAGGGACGGGACGCGGAGCAGCACGGACCGGTCGTGCTGTCGGTCGTCATTCCGATGTTCAACGAGGAAGACGTCCTGCCCGCGCTGGTCACCAGACTGCGTCCGGTCCTCACCGAGCTGGGCGTCCCCCACGAGGTCGTCGCCGTCGACGACGGCAGCGGCGACCGCACGGCGGAGCTGCTGGACGCCTTCCGGCTGGGCTGGCCGGAACTGCGCGTGGTGGCGCTGCGGCGCAACTCCGGTCACCAGGCGGCGCTCACGGCGGGCCTCGACCGGGCCCGCGGCGCCTACGTGGTCAGCCTGGACGCCGACCTCCAGGACCCGCCGGAGAAGATCCCCGAGATGCTGGCGCTGGCCCGCGCGGAGGGCCTCGACATCGTCTACGGCGTGCGCGCCGACCGCAGCAGCGACTCCGGGTTCAAACGGTGGTCGGCGGGCGTGTACTACCGGCTGATGCGGCGCCTGGCGGGCCCCTCGGTGCCGGCCCAGGCGGGCGACTTCCGGTTGCTCAGCCGGGCCGCCGTGGACGCCCTCAAGGCCCTGCCCGACCAGCAGCGGGTGTACCGGCTCCTGGTGCCGTGGCTGGGCTTCCCGAGCGGGCAGGTGACGTACGAGCGCGCGCCGCGTACGGCGGGCCGCACGAAGTACCCGCTGGGCCGGATGATCCGGCTGGCGGTGGACAGCGTCACCGGCTTCTCCGCGGCGCCGCTGCGCATCGCGACCTGGCTGGGCGCCGGGGCCTTCGTGGTCTGCCTGGGGCTGCTGGTCTACACGCTGACCGCGTTCGCCCTGGGCCGTACGGTGCCCGGGTGGACCTCGCTGTTCACCGGCATCGTGTTCATCGGGGCCGTACAGCTGGTCTGCGTCGGCCTGCTCGGCGAGTATGTCGGGCGCATATACACGGCCGTGCAGAACCGGCCGACCTATTTCGTCCGCCACGACACGGCGGCACCCGGGCCCCCACCCGGCCCCGCACCCGTGCCCGCCGACGTGGACGACGACAAGCCGGGTGTTCCGCTCCCGAGGGCCTGA
- the rpsL gene encoding 30S ribosomal protein S12, which yields MPTIQQLVRKGRQDKVEKNKTPALEGSPQRRGVCTRVFTTTPKKPNSALRKVARVRLTSGIEVTAYIPGEGHNLQEHSIVLVRGGRVKDLPGVRYKIIRGSLDTQGVKNRKQARSRYGAKKEK from the coding sequence GTGCCTACGATCCAGCAGCTGGTCCGGAAGGGCCGGCAGGACAAGGTCGAGAAGAACAAGACGCCCGCACTCGAGGGTTCGCCCCAGCGCCGTGGCGTCTGCACGCGTGTGTTCACGACCACCCCGAAGAAGCCGAACTCGGCCCTGCGTAAGGTCGCGCGTGTGCGTCTGACCAGTGGGATCGAGGTCACCGCTTACATTCCGGGTGAGGGGCACAACCTGCAGGAGCACTCCATCGTGCTCGTGCGCGGCGGCCGTGTGAAGGACCTGCCGGGTGTTCGCTACAAGATCATCCGCGGTTCGCTTGACACCCAGGGTGTGAAGAACCGCAAGCAGGCCCGCAGCCGCTACGGCGCCAAGAAGGAGAAGTAA